Proteins from one Sabethes cyaneus chromosome 2, idSabCyanKW18_F2, whole genome shotgun sequence genomic window:
- the LOC128735241 gene encoding uncharacterized protein LOC128735241, with protein MGSKVSPLLAEVFMSDFEVALQKEKYFPRVWKRYVDDVFAIVKERHLPKTLDLLNSRHPTIKFTVEREVDGKIPFLDLMISKKNDNSLKLGIYRKPTSTDRYITSDSNHYGAQKQAAFHSMVHRLISIPMEKEEFLEEREKIYESARINGYDKKFVDKIVSIHKRKKHRENVTTLQPQKDDIERISMPFYPKATNPIKKCLRKHGYHVVFKSNNTLRDMLCNVKDRIPAEDKSGIYQIDCNDCPAIYIGQTRRKFKQRVKEHKNATENERVNESSVAMHAANHQHKINWNSAKLIKPVRKSSNLNAWESLHITTAEQCLMNEDDAPIMGMDDRSELTSNITFMSHRSRLIVIIGRHRQHVVVVIVDIAATPSAGMLLASCFTSSSSVFSLQRNVESERYGGPLGG; from the exons ATGGGTAGTAAAGTCTCACCACTGCTGGCAGAAGTCTTCATGAGTGACTTCGAAGTTGCACTACAAAAAGAAAAGTATTTCCCCAGAGTATGGAAACGCTATGTGGACGATGTTTTTGCCATTGTAAAAGAAAGACACCTCCCAAAAACACTCGATTTATTAAACTCTAGACATCCCACTATAAAGTTCACTGTCGAACGAGAAGTGGATGGAAAAATACCCTTCTTAGACTTGATGATTTCTAAGAAAAATGATAATTCTCTTAAACTTGGTATCTACCGTAAACCAACATCCACTGATCGCTACATTACATCGGACTCTAATCATTACGGTGCTCAGAAACAAGCAGCGTTCCATTCAATGGTACATCGTCTTATCTCTATACCTATGGAAAAAGAAGAATTCTTAGAGGAGAGGGAAAAAATCTATGAATCTGCCCGAATCAATGGATATGACAAAAAGTTCGTTGACAAAATAGTTAGTATCCATAAGCGTAAAAAACATAGAGAGAATGTTACCACTCTACAACCCCAGAAAGACGACATTGAAAGGATCAGTATGCCATTCTATCCTAAAGCCACAAACCCGATAAAGAAATGCCTTAGGAAACACGGATACCACGTTGTCTTTAAAAGCAACAACACGCTGCGTGATATGCTCTGCAATGTAAAAGACAGGATTCCAGCCGAAGATAAGTCGGGAATCTATCAAATCGATTGTAATGATTGCCCGGCAATTTACATCGGACAAACTCGCCGCAAATTTAAACAACGTGTGAAAGAGCATAAGAATGCAACTgagaacgaacgagtgaacgAGTCTAGTGTCGCGATGCATGCTGCCAATCATCAGCATAAAATAAACTGGAACAGTGCTAAACTAATAAAACCAGTGAGGAAGTCATCGAATTTGAACGCTTGGGAGTCGCTGCATATCACCACAGCTGAGCAATGTTTGATGAATGAAGACGATGCTCcgata ATGGGCATGGACGATAGAAGCGAGCTCACTTCAAACATCACTTTTATGTCACATAGATCACGATTGATCGTCATCATCGGCCGGCATCGGCAGCATGTAGTTGTCGTCATCGTCGACATAGCCGCTACCCCGAGTGCAGGTATGTTACTGGCCAGTTGCTTTACTTCTAGCAGTTCAGTGTTCAGTCTACAGCGAAACGTCGAAAGTGAACG